One Keratinibaculum paraultunense genomic window carries:
- a CDS encoding DUF4330 domain-containing protein, whose product MKIVDEKGKLFGIINIIDLIVLLIFVLLIGGGVKRMKKNPAAIAETKKAIITIEVADIRTPTVEGIVIGDPLYHYDKGEKIGEIVDKKVEPYKEPAENADGKWVLSEVPGKYVVLMTVEADVKENPDVVIAGGEQIRIGTQFKLKNKNVAVLGTILGVEVQ is encoded by the coding sequence ATGAAGATTGTTGATGAAAAAGGAAAATTATTTGGCATAATAAATATAATTGACTTAATAGTATTACTAATTTTTGTTTTATTAATTGGTGGTGGAGTTAAACGTATGAAAAAAAATCCAGCTGCTATAGCAGAAACTAAGAAAGCTATTATTACTATAGAAGTTGCAGATATTAGAACTCCTACTGTAGAAGGGATAGTTATAGGAGATCCTTTGTACCATTATGATAAAGGTGAAAAAATTGGTGAAATAGTTGATAAAAAAGTTGAACCTTATAAAGAACCAGCAGAAAATGCAGATGGAAAATGGGTATTGTCAGAAGTTCCAGGAAAGTATGTAGTACTTATGACTGTAGAGGCAGATGTGAAGGAAAATCCAGATGTAGTAATTGCTGGAGGAGAACAGATTAGAATTGGAACTCAATTTAAACTAAAAAACAAAAATGTAGCAGTATTAGGCACTATACTAGGAGTAGAAGTACAATAA